The DNA region TGAATTTGAACTTCTTACACATTTTGGAAAAATCAGTCCCAAAAGATTAAGTAAACTCACGATTGAAGGCAGAGGGACTgaacctcagctggtataaattagcatagGTCAATTGAAGTCAAGgaagctactctgatttacattgtttgaggatctggcccacaattCATATTGCAGAGGTAAGGCACTGACCAACACAGTACCTATAGAAAGAAATCAGTCGGCTCAGGAACTCAGCAGTGAATGGCCATTCCTCATGATTAAAGGAAGCCTTTTTTAAAGTCAGATGAtgctaaaaattttaaaaatgaaaacgcAAGGAAGTTGTGTCCtgttgctttttttgttgttgttggttaaTGTTCATTATTACAGATATGTTGATCCTATGGTACAAATATGTTAATACTTGAAGCAGTTATTGGTAGAGCAATAGTTAATCATAAATTTTAGGAACGTACTAAGCCTAAGCCAGTGGCAAATTCACCAGTCAAGGAATGTAGAGTAAAGCACTTTACAGTTCATGTCCTTTTCTTCTTATTaacaaaagataaaaagaaaaaataatagagTATTAGAGCTGTCCTGCCTTCTCCCAGCTGGGGAATAAGCATTCATGCCTTTCCTGTAGCTATCCCCTAGACCTCCTGCTAGATCGTCAAGGTGGAACTTTCTTCAGAGTCATAAATTAATCTTTATCTTCCCCATGTTGAGCCAGGAATATTTCTTTGTGTGGTTTCCAGTCACGTGGTGCTAAATTGATCATTCTCCATATTATGCTCCATCTGGAGAGTACAACTCCCTTGGTCTTAAAGGTCCAGGCCTCGGAACAGGGCATTGCGATGGGTGCACATGCCCAAGAACCAGCAATCAGTTTTCAAAACATCTCGGTTTTCCTATTGCTGGtttccagtgttgccaactcttacaaTTTGATTGTGAGTCTCACagtatttgctgtttttctcaAAACACCATCTCCCGGATTCATGTGATTagttgagaatctcagctttcattaaaaaagtatGTTCCTAGCCCTcgttgttgcagagaaaagctttaaaGCATGACTCAAATGCACCCAAAAGGTTCAGAAAGCAGAGGATAACTAAAATGAGCACCCAGATTTATCATTTCTAAAAATCTTATAGGTTTTAAGCCAATATCATGGTTTTTGAGGACTGACTCATTTAGAATTTTTGGCAACATAAAGTCATTAGTAGAAGTTGTATACAGATAGTGTGAAACAGTGAGATATtgttcactttttaatttttgtttcaggGAGGAATGAAGTGCAGTCCTGGACGACAGCTGTCAACCAATCCTTACGTATTGTGTGGCAAAAAATAAAGAGACAACTAATATTAGTCATGTCTTTTCTCCTTGCTGCTCTCTGGTATTGTAGAAGGCTCTATGCATACTTAGCACAGCTGTTGAAATGGTATGTTTTTATTACGGTGCCTTTCATTTTCAATTGTATCtttgttttttcattaaatatttacttTCTGCAAACTCTTTTTGACAGCTGTTTTGTCATTTGGATTTCAGGTGGAGTAGATATCTGCAGAGAAAATTCAGAAGTAAACTTTTTTATTACCAATCTGCATTATaactttcctcctttttaaatgcaaaaaaatagATGTTTAACTAATCTGTGAATTAAATTTGGTTTAGAGAACCTCAGTGTACTGGCAGAAGTTGATCTGCTTGGTTATTGTGCAAGAGAATGGAAAGGAGAAACCAAGCAGGCCAAGCAGATGAAGGCGGTAAgagtttttaaagttaaatctatatataaaatgtttgaaaaaaatattgagctttgaaaaaaagcATAAATTCCATCCAATTTTGATGTAAGCATATGTTATGAGCTGTGTGAGATCAAATGAATTTCAAaaaggggcagcaggaagctctCCTTAGGTACACAGTTCTATATAGAGATGGGGTATAATTTCCAGCTAGGGTAGATGTACACCCACTAGCTTTGATTGAGTGAGCATGTGTACATCTATCTGAGCTGGACATTACACCTCCAGCTGccgtgtagatgtacccttataGGCAAGAATTACTCAGAatgtggaccagatcctcagcactGATGCATCCTCTTTGCACTGCTCTACCAGGAAAAACAAGCCAATGAGCTAGCCTAACAGGGCAGCTGGAGATTCCCTTGTCATGGAGGAATTCATGGCTGCCATAGAGCTAGAAGAGCTGGCCGCCCTTTGGTGTAGGGGTGTGCTGGGAGACATACTCTGGTATCATCAGGCCATCTGGTTGAAGTTAAAGTAGCTCTGAGCAGATCTAATTTTCACTGGGGACCAAACTAATTTCCCAGTACCTCTGGGGGAACACAAAGGTGGCATATAGCAACTTTTGTTTTCCTCAGCTCTGGGTCCTGATCTTGAGTGCAGGTTGGTCAGACTAGACTTGTCTTTAGTCCTTGAAGCAATGGACCTGATTCACTAGCACACACCCCTTTGTAGGAGGAATAGTAGTTGCAGACCTTCTAATTTCTAACTGCAAAGaaattaaactaaattaataCAAAAGATGAACTGATTATTTCGATGAAACGAAAACAAAATGCAACCAAGTATATACTCAAGCACCTAAGCTCACCACAACTGTCCTAGCAGCACATGGTGGGGAGAAGTAATTTCTGCAATACTTTAGCGGGACTCAAGCAATGTTGGCAGCAAGTGTCAACATGTTGAATTACCCCCCCAAAACAAACTCAGCCTGATGctacaaaaccaaaaagaaagaGGTATCCGTTCTCTTTTGTCCTTTCTTTAAACTGAACCACTGATCAAAGAAGAGAGGCAATGATATTTTACTGTTGGCCCACAATGACTCCTCCTATAcctggttttattttattgtaaaaagtGAAAACAGGAGAGTTTTTGTAGCCTACAACAACATGTACACAATCTACCTGCAATAAATTTCAGATAATCATTTTATTATACAGCCAAATCTTTGGATTACACCTCAAGTATATTGACATAATGCTATTACAATTTGTTTTAGTAATCCATATATTAAAACCTCTTTGAAAACGTACTAGTCTGAAGAACTGGAATCAGTTTAATGACAAGTGATTATTTCTAGTGTTATCTTGTAGGAAGAAAAAAGGCTATTAAACACAAAACACCAAGATAATGTGGCTTTTAGTATAGTTAAAACCAAAACCCACAGCGTTGTGACTTCTCACCCTATCCTTAACTCACTCTGCAAAGGTTTGTGTGTGGAGTTTACTTACTGTAACAAATTGTTTCACATGCCTTAACTCTGACTTTTTTCAGGAAATGTGTAGATTTGAGCTAGGCACTTCCTGTAATTTCAACAAGGCTGCATTTAATATTTAATGAAGTGATACTGAGGGAAAACTTGTGCTGTTTGACCTTTTGCACAAGTATACCTGGGAATTTGACTATTAATAGCATTACTTCTGGAAATGTAGCAATGACCCTCTCGTCCCACTATTTAgaaaagaggtgggggggggggggaacaatcTAGCAACTAAAAACCTGGCAATATTGGCATGCTGCCAGTTCTTCGGGCTGCTTCTGATTCAGTTTGGAGGGAAAgggagtctttttttaaaatacataactgTGCTTTCCAGAATACTGGAACATAAGCATTTTGGCTTTGAAACGGTTATTCTTTATCATCCCTTTATTTTTCTAGCAACCAAAGAATTAGGCCAGAAATTTCAGTGGTCTCATCCTGGTTTGTAGTTTGCTGGCATAGTCAATTACAGGTTTAAATAATACAGTGAAGGTGCCAAACAGTATGTTTTATGAGCACAAATGCTTTTAGAAATTAGAAGCCATATTTGGCCATCACAGCGAGTCATGGGGATTTAGCCTAGTAATTGCCACTGATGTGAAGAGTTGTGGTTAAATCCCAGtccctgactttttaaaatagactAGACACAATGTGTTGAATTAGTTTGCTCCACTGCAAACTGCTTGTCAGTAGTTATGATACTGTTGTATGcactaatttttaataaaatcttcaGCAAATGAATAGTGAATGAATAAATAGTATCAGTAATGGGTAAAGAGACACAAGAAAGCACTTTCCAGAGATCACAGAGGGTGAAATAAATACTGGGGTTATTTTGTGCCATTTTGCATTTTGTGCCAGGTAGAGAATCAATTTAGTAATCCAGTGGCATAATTTTTGCGATGGAAGGGCTCCATCTGCTGTATATTGCTAGATACacaattttagaaaagaaaacaatatggTATATGAACCTAacatctggatccaaattttctttttgaaatactGGCATTGTCATATAAAGTTCTGCGCAGAAAAGTCGTGATCTTTTTCTCAGTCACCATGATGACAAATTCCTAGCACCTCTGAGTGCCTGCGGAGCAGATGTTCCTCAAAGATTAGGACTGTTAGTATTAGGCTGACAGCATCAGTGAATCCACAAAAATTCCCACATTAAACCTTTTTGGCCATAGCAGTTTGCTGTCTCCTGTTCACAATATATAAACTAGTAAACATCAGTTTCAAGTTAGAGAGATAGGATAAAAAATTActaaaattaaacacacaaacagaTGATCATAAAGATCATTATGGAAATTGGAGAAGTACAGTGTCCAGCCATGTATAGACATATTGAAACTGGTAAAAAGTGTATATATCTATAGTGAAATCAAATGTCTTTAGGCCTTCTACTTTCCCTTGTACTAGTGTTCAtcagcagtaactccactgaggtcagtagTATTACTccactgaaaacagaatttttataGACCCTTAAGGACACATTGAAGTTAGCCTCAAAGCTAACTTGTCTCACTGGTTCATTCTAGGATTTAAGATACACGTTGTTTCCTGTTGTTTTGGCCTTTTTTTAGGCTTATGAAGAACTATTTTGGAGACACCATATTAAATATATACGACAAGTCAGAAGAGATAACTACTGTGCATTAAGAGCTGTGCTGTTTCAGGTATTCAGCCAGGGCATTTATTTTCCATCATGGAtgaaggagagagacattttaAAGGTATGTTTCAGTTGCTGaagcaaatacaatttacatGTCCTTATATTATAGAAGGAGGATTTGATCCAGCAATAACTTCTCTAAAACTGCGTAGAGCATACAGGAGGGAGCAAGACGCATTAAGCACTATGCAAAAGTGGAAGAAGTATCAAGCCCATTGTGTTCCCTTATTCTTAAGAGTACAAGAATAAATGAAGGGGGATGGGTGGCTATAATATCATGTCTGAGGGGGCATAGGTATAAGGACTATTTCTATCATGCTAATAAGGCATAATAATCTGTGTGGTCCCATTTTAAGCCTTATGCCTGCCACTGGACAggaattattatttgcattgggGGTGCTTAGAGACCGCAGTCTGGGATGAGGGTCCCATTGTGCTCTTTACTGGCTGGTTGTCTATTGAAAATGCCACAAAAGTTCTTACGAAGCTGAGAGTCAACAGAGCTTTACCATTAGCTAAAGTGGTTGGTGACTGGGGGTTTCTTTTtgcatgcttttctttttttgtagtgCACTTCAGGCTATATATGCACTTTGTGAGCCTGGGACCAGAGAATTCTTGCTAGCagtgtctgttcagtccatgcaTGTGCTCTGCACCGAGGAGAAGGGGCTGCTGGACCGctgccctctcagttcctcctCACTCCTTGGAGTCTGGGATAGAGCCATAGATCACTGCATCCTTTCAGCCTTTACCTGTAAATAGTTCAGCTTAGTATATTTTGTGCCGTTGTTGGGCACCCCTTGGGTAGTGCAATgatcctcccttctcctcctgcccccccctcccccccgcttcaCTCTGGTGCAGGGAGAATATGCCAAAGGCTTCAAGAGCTTTGTGGACTTCCAAGGGGACTTCCCAGGAAATGACAGTCATGACTGTTTTTGGACCATCTGGGGAAAGGCCTTGTCCCTACCAAGTGCAGAACTTGTAGGTCATTTCCATGGCGGATGAGGCAGTCCAGAGAGATCTGCCTCATGATGTTTCTCAGGGATAGGTCCATGAGGGCAGCTCCAGACTCTGACCCCCTGTACGTTGGCGTGAGGAAGGTAGGAGTGTGGCTTTGGCTGGTTCCAGGCCCCTCCTTCCACTTCCCAATCCCCCATTGGCTCCGAAAGATTTGGGTGAGAAGACCTGGGATTGCTGTTGCTGTCCAGAGACCACCCAGTTATACTGACATGCCAGTCGATACCAGCCTGTACCCATCGCTGAGCTGGTGTCAAGCCAGACTTTTGCCCATACTGTCGACTAAAAGAGACAAGGCTTCACCAACTCCTGGTACTGAGCGATCCCCCGCTGTCCTCAGATTCAAAATCCTTTGACTCTGGAGATACCAGGAACAGGAGGCCTGTCCCCAAACTACTCCCCAAGGAGGGTTAAGACCAGATAAGGTCTTCCAGGCCTTGCTCAAGAAGGGGGTGGAGACCCTGCACATCTCCCTAGAAGAGGTCCCAGGGGCTCTGCATAGACTGCTGGACATTCTGCACAACGTGGGCCCAAGCAGGGTGGAGCTGCCAATTAACAAGGCCATCCTCGAGCCAAGTAAGACACTGCCAGATGCTGGCCACCATTCCCGTGGTGTCCAGGTGGGCAGAGGAGGCAGATTTCATGCCCACAAAGGGGTCAAAatacctttttttccccacttagcCCCCAGCTTGCTGGTGGTGACAGTAGCAACGGAGTGCAGTAGGCAACAGCTGCCAGATCTATGCATCACAAAAAGGCGGCTAAGAGAAGTTTGGGAGGGAAGAGTACTCTTGACCTTCCCTACAGTTTTGGATTCTGACCTGCCAGCTGCTGATGGCCAAGTATGACTTAAACATCTACAATAGGCTCATCAAATTCATCAAGAAGGTACCTCTGGACAATAGGGAGCAGTTTCAGGTCTTAATCAGTGAGAGAAAGCTGGTGTCCAGATCCACCCTCGTGACAGCCCTAAATGTGGCAGACACTGTGGCAAAGTCCGTGTCTATGGCAGCGGCAATGAGACATTAGTTGTGAGTCTCTTCATCAGGGATACAAAAGGATATTCAATTAATGATGGAGGACCTTCCATTCAAGAGTAACAAACTGTTTAGCATGAGGATGGATGAGTCCCACCATTCACTAAAGGACTCCTGAGCCATGCTCAGTTTGGTTGGCATTTACACACTCGTTATGAAGCACAAGTCCACCAAGCCACAATTCAGGCTAAGGCCGCCCAAGCCAGTGTGGTAGCACCAGTGGCAGTATGAACTGCCCTGCAAGTGCCAGATGAAGCAGAGGAGGAGTGCCCAGGAGCAATCATCCTTCATGTCCATCACACTCTCAAATCAGTGTTTTGTTGGGACTCTTGAGAGCCAGGCACCAACCAGACCAATGGATTTAGGCTTCTTCCCTGTTTCTTCCTCAACTTTTGAAGTGTGGCTGCCCTAGGACCTACCAATCTGGAGAAAGACACAACAGACAGGTGGGTACTAGAGGTCATCTTGGGATATACCATCCAGTTTTTGTCACTCTCCAATCTCAAACCCCCCTTCTCCATCCTCTTTCATGGACAACTTTCACAAGCTGGTTCTTGAGCAGGAGGTGGAGGCCCTCCTGCAATGAGGGGTGATAGAACCAATGCCCCTGACAGCAAAGGGAAAGAGTTTCTGTTTAAAgtatttcctcatccccaagaAGATAGAGGCATAGGGGAACGGAGACCTACCTTGGGCCTCAGGGAGCTAAACAAGTTTATCTGCAGCCTGAAGTTCAGGATGGTCACCTTGGTTTCAATTATTCCCTCACTAGATCTTGGAGCTTGGTTCATGGCTTTCGATCTCTATTTCCACATAAACATCCACCCACCACACAGGAGATTCTTGAAGTTTGTTGCTGGGCATCAGCACTTCCATTACTGGGCACTTCCTCAGCCCCACTGAAAGTTCGAAAAGGTATTCACCATGGTACTGCTGGTGGTAGCAGTGCTCTGTCCCTGGTAGGGGCCAGTAGTGTACCCCACTTGGACGATTGGCCCCTCAACAGGCAACCTTGCCAGGAGGCGCAGGTGTCTGGTCACACTCCTGGGTGTGTTCAAAAGACTGGGTCTCAGGGTGAACTTGGACAAGTTCACTGTGGAACTGACACTGGCTACAGGGGTGCAGCCAGATCCAGTGTCATATTTGCCAGACAATCGCTTTGTACCTGCAGGCGTGGCTACGGATGGTGTCCACGCAGTCTGAACTTGATAGTCTCCATTCCCTGAAGGGTTGTAGACTGCTTTGGCCAGTGTGAAGACAGGAGAAAGATGTGTGCCTGGATGTCCTGTTCTGTTACCTGCTATTGACTAGGACTATGACCACAGACACCTCTTTCAGGCAGAGGAGGTCACATGGAGGGGCAGATGGACCAAGGAATGTGGTCCCCTCAGGGGTGAATTTTCTACATCAGTGTGCTGGAGGGTGAAGGGTGGTTTGGCTGACCAAGCATGTCCTCCCTTGCATTTGGGGCTAGTTGGTACAGGTGATATCAGACAACATAACAGTGCTCTGTTACATCAGCAAGTAGGGAGGTGCATGGTCCTCACATCTCTGCGTGGAGACCATCCATGTCTGGAATGGGTGCATACCTCTGACCATTGCCCTGAGCAGTCCATCTGCCAGGGTTTCAGAACACCCTGGCTGACTCCTTTAGCAGACACTTGTTCAGCAAGAATGAGTGGGAGTTTCATGGCCTGAGTCTGCAGGTGGTGTTTCCAGAATGGGTTCACCTAATAACAGGCTTGTTTGTGTCAGATCTCAACAAGAAGTGCAGGGAGTTCTGCTCCACAGAGGGGTTGCAGCTCAGGCTCACTGGGTGACATTTTCCTCATGTGATGCTTGGAGGCTCGGAAGTATGTGTTTCCCCTGATCCCTCTGTGACCACAGGTACTTAAGAAAGATCAGGCAGGACAAGCTGCAAGTCATTCTCAAGGCATTGGGGTGGCCTTGTCAGTACTTGCAACAGAGTATGGGGTACACTTCTTTGCTCGGGATCCTCTCCACTTCCCTTGGTGTGAGAACTCTTGATGCAGGACAATGGGAGGACTCGCCAACCCATCCTGCTGTCCCTGAGGGTGTGGTATTTGGATAGATGTTGAGCCTAAAGAGAGTTGGTTTGACTGACATGCAGACCTTACAGAGTAGTTGTAGGAAAACTCTACCAGGAGGTGCTACACtacaaaatggaagaggtttgtGATGTAGTATGATCAACTGGGAATTTCTCTCTTGCATTCAGGGGTGCCAGGCATGTTGGACTACCTGTTACCTTCTAAATCCTCAGGGCTGTCCCTCAGCTCTCTGAGGGTCCATGTGGCAGCCATCAGTGCATTCCAGCTGACAGTGGGCAGCTGCACTGTTCTCTCAAACCCGTTTACATCCCAGTTCCTGCAGGCTTCAGTTAGGGACTTCCCTCCAGTGATGGAGCCTGTGGCAGCCTGAGACTTAAAATTGGTCTTATTCAGTCTGAGGGGGTTACTGTTTGAGCCACTGGCATCATGCTCCCTACAGCACCTTTCCATGAAGGTGGATTCTCTGGTCACTATAATGTCAGACAAGAAGGGACACTAGGGGTGCTCATGGCAGATCCCCCATACAATATAACACAAGGAGAAGGTGTCCATGAGACTACATGTGAGGTTCAACTTTCACATCAACCAAAGCATCCAGTCACCTGTTATCTCCCCCAAGCCGCACgccacaagggaagaggcaaaGTGGCACTTCTGGGATGCACCTAGAGCTCTTGCTTTTTACCTGTAGAGGACAAAGAAGTTCTAGAAGTCACCTAGACTCTTCGTCTCATTTGCAGAGAGGATGATGGGAGAGGCCGTTTTCACCAGAGGCTGTCAAAGTGGATCTCAGGCTGCACGGTACTCTGATACAAGCTGAATGAGATCCCTTTTGAGGGCAGTATAAGAACACATTCGACAAGAACCCAGGCAGCTTGGATAGTCTCACTCAAGAATCATTataagcagcagagtcctgtggcaccttataggctaacagatgtattggagcatgagcttttgtgggtgaatacccactttgtcggatgcatgtagtggaaatttacagaggcaggtataaatatgcaagcaggaatcaggctagagataacgaggttagttcaatcagggaggatggggccctgttctagcagttgaggtgtgaacaccaagggaagagaaactgcttttgtagttgactagccattcagtctttgtttaatcctgagctgatggagtcaaatttgcagatgaactgaagctcagcagttcctctttgaagtctggtcctgaagtttttttgctgcaggatggctacctttaaatctgctattgtgtgtccagggagattgaagtgctttctttcctacaggtttttatatattgccattcctaatatctgattgtgtccattttatcctttccttagagactgttcagtttggccgatgtacatagcagggggcattgctggcatatgatggcgtatattacgttggtgacgtgcaggtggaatgaaccggtgatggtgtggctgatctagttagtcctgtgatgtgttgctggtgtagatatgtggcagagttggcatcgaggtttgttgctggattggttcctgagttagagttagagttactatggtgcggtgtgtagttactgggagaatatgcttcaggttggcggtTGTCTGTGggagaggactggcctgccacccaaggcctgtgaaagtgaaggatcattgtccaggatggattgtagatccctgatgcGTTGGGGacgttttagctgaggactgtatgtgatggccagtggagttctatTGGTTTTTCTTGGgtgttgtcttgcagtaggaggttcTGGTACAGTTCTGGCTCTGTGATCGGTTTCCttattcctcgtgcgggtattgtagttttgagaatgcttggtgagattttgtaggtgttggtctctgtctgaggggttagagcagatgccgtttgtacctcagtgcttggctatagacaatggatcgtgtagtgtgtccgggatggaagctggaggcatgaaggtaggaaGACAGTTGGtgggtttttggtatagggtgaTGTTAATGTGatatcacttatttgcaccatggtgtctaggaagtggacctcccaggtagaattggtccaggctgaggttgatggtgggtggaagttgttgaaatcctgatggaattttccagagtcttcTTCCCattggtccagatgatgaagatgttcatcaatgtagcgtaggtagagaaggagtgagtggacgagagctgagaagtGGTGTTCCAGGTCGGTCATAAAATATtacatattgtggggccatgcggtgcccatagcggtgccactgatctggagagaTATTATATTGTCATCacatttgaaatagttgtgttgtgaggataaagtcacagaggtcagcaaccagttgtgctgtggcatcatcaggataactgttcctgacagcttgtattccattctgttgtgtgggatgtttgtggtagagagcctctacatccatgtggctaggtggtgtttctggaaggtcaccaatgcttTGTATTCCTctaggaaatcagtggtgtcacggagatagctgggaggtgctgggtggctagggtctgagtagagagtccaacatatccagacagtccttagTGTGAGAATGCCAATGCCcaagatgatggggcatccaagATTTCCGGTTTTGTGGATCtcttggtagtagatagaataatcCCAGTCAGAGCTCTCAGGGTATGTTGATTTTGTCGGTGTTAGTttaggagtgtcctgagtagatgtttgcagtttttaatgtattcctcagtgggatctgagggaagtggctgttagaatttggtattggagagttgtctggcagcctccttttcgGTAGTCAGACCTCTTCATGATGACACAGACaccctcctttatcagcctctttgattataatgtcaggatCATTGACATCGACAGAGCAGCGACTGAAGGCTTGGTACACATCTCTGTGAGGCACCATGCTCTGGTGCAAAGCATCTGACTTGGATGCTTCCTGGGCTAGGTCAGTCCTGGCATTCTGTAGTGATACAAGGCTGTGGGCATCCACCTTCTTGGGAGGGACTCTTGTTGTAAATCATCTGAGGTGCACCATACAAATGACAAATACTACGCAGAAGAGGAAGATTACTCACTTGTAGTAACTGGAGTTCTCTGAAATGCTGTTATATGTCGTGTACCACTCATCCTCTATTCCCACTGCCTCGAATCCATTGTGGAACCTTGCGGTGGAGAAGGACCTGAGATGGGAGTGTCCAGCTGCCCATTTTATACCCCCTCGGTTTGAGAGCATAATTGAGGAGAGTGGGCAATGCACAGTCTGCGCAAACACCACTAGGAAGAATTCTCTGGTTCTGGGTGGATAGGGCAGCTCATGAGCACCTGAAGTGCACTACGCATTCAATAcatctttcctgggtgctggctggtgagtcttgcccacatgctcaggttttagtgatcgccatatttgggttcgggaaggaattttctccagggcgattgcaggggccctggagcgTTTTTTCCTCGCTTCTCACTTGCAGCATGTGGggccatgggtcacttgctggtggattctctgcagcttgaggtcttcaaaccacaattttgaggacttcaataactcagtcatgggttaggggttgttataaaagtggatgggtaaggttctgtggcctgctttgtgcaggaggtcagactggatgatcatattggtcccttctgacctacgagtctatgagtctatctcaTAGACTCTCCAGTTATCACAAGGTAagtaatctttctttttttaaaactgtgggcTTGGTTTTAATCTTATTCAGGATGTGGTTTATCATTTAAAACATACCTTCTCTATACTTAAATTAATTACAATAGTATATTCTGCTTATTGTTACAATAGTGATCTCTCCCCTATTATATTTTTACAGCTCCCCGAAAAGCTTCTATATTCACAAGGCTGCAACTGGATTCAGCAATATAGTTTTGGACCAGAAAGATACACAGGCGCCAATGTATTTGGAAAATTACGTAAATGTATTGAAACATTAAAGACACAGGTGAATATttaggaaatggaaaaaaaatgttagaaGGGGGGAATGAGACTGAAAAGGGAAACCATTTACTGTCACAGAAGTATTGGCTTTCTGCTCAAAACATTGCTCCTGTGCAATCTGTCAGATGTTACTGGTATGTACTGGATTTAAATGTGGGCATAAGTATGTCCTTGTAGCTGTTGGTCCTCACTATTTAGGTCTTtacatgttcatttttaattctatGGTATATCTTTTTGTCTTTACCAGCAAATTATCTTATATCTTTCGAGACCCTGTTGTCGCTTGTACAGGGATGACTACACCTCTGTCCCCGTTCAGATCTCAGAGAGCATCCACGTCAGGGCTTGTTGGTCTCTTTGCCTGACAGAAGCTTGTGATTTTGGGTTCTTATTACACtacttatcatagaatcatagaagtgttggactggaagggaccttggtaggccatctagtccagttccctgcactcaaggcaggactacctaataactagaccattcttgacaggtgtttgtctaacttgttcttaaaagcctccagtgatggagattccacaa from Chelonoidis abingdonii isolate Lonesome George chromosome 2, CheloAbing_2.0, whole genome shotgun sequence includes:
- the OTULINL gene encoding inactive ubiquitin thioesterase OTULINL isoform X2; the protein is MSGRNEVQSWTTAVNQSLRIVWQKIKRQLILVMSFLLAALWYCRRLYAYLAQLLKWWSRYLQRKFRKNLSVLAEVDLLGYCAREWKGETKQAKQMKAAYEELFWRHHIKYIRQVRRDNYCALRAVLFQVFSQGIYFPSWMKERDILKLPEKLLYSQGCNWIQQYSFGPERYTGANVFGKLRKCIETLKTQWTEISGVKDHDERGNMCNILFSDESKEHKLYEAIKFIMLYQVVEAYEQMKNEQKRVPILFSLLFARDTSSDPLSFMMNHLNSIGDTGGLEQVEMFLLGYLLEVKIRVYRLYKFNTEEFQVNYPEEYHRDWQEVSLLTEDDHHYHIPIIRI
- the OTULINL gene encoding inactive ubiquitin thioesterase OTULINL isoform X1, with the protein product MLRRLDRGASKNREQLTEPVKRNRVDQSSKKSIGRNEVQSWTTAVNQSLRIVWQKIKRQLILVMSFLLAALWYCRRLYAYLAQLLKWWSRYLQRKFRKNLSVLAEVDLLGYCAREWKGETKQAKQMKAAYEELFWRHHIKYIRQVRRDNYCALRAVLFQVFSQGIYFPSWMKERDILKLPEKLLYSQGCNWIQQYSFGPERYTGANVFGKLRKCIETLKTQWTEISGVKDHDERGNMCNILFSDESKEHKLYEAIKFIMLYQVVEAYEQMKNEQKRVPILFSLLFARDTSSDPLSFMMNHLNSIGDTGGLEQVEMFLLGYLLEVKIRVYRLYKFNTEEFQVNYPEEYHRDWQEVSLLTEDDHHYHIPIIRI